The genomic window GAGGATGCCAACGGTCGAGTGCGCGGTGGGGCCAAGTTCAGCGCGCGTACTTTGGATATCGATATCCTGACTTACGACGACCTGGCTGGCGAGTTCGATGGTGTAAAGCTGCCCCGCGGCGAGATCGTGAAGAATGCCTTCGTGCTGCAGCCGCTGGCCGAGCTGGTGCCAGCCCGGCGCCACCCCCTCACCGGCGAGACCTTTGCCGAGATGTGGGAGCATTACGACAAGGACAAGCAGAAACTCTGGCCAGTACACTTTTCCTGGCCCTAATTTTCAGTCTGCAGCCCCCATCGGACCTTGTGCCAATGCCGGGGCGTGGGGCTGCGGGGCCACTCACAGAGAGCAACAGCTACGCTGCGTTACAGCCAGCCGCCCACCGCATCAATGTAATCACCTGGCAGTATGTGGCCTCCCGCGAATGCCTGGTGCTTCTTGTTCTCGCTTGCAATCGCATCGTACAGGCGCAGGTTGTCCTCTTTCGAAGCATACTCATCATCATCGGCAGTGATCAGGAGAACCCCGGTTTTTTTAATCAGGCCGGCAAGGTTCTTGGGCGCCACGACAGCCGTCTTGTCGTCTATATGTGGCGGCACCATGGCGATAACCCTGTCCACTCGCGGGTCGAGAGCTGAGGCCAGTAGGGCGACCTGCGCTCCCATACTGTAACCCGCCAGGGTAAGGTGATTGCCGTCCAGGTCTGGTTGCTGCGCGATCCAGTCCATCAGAACCCGATAATCGAGGACAGTCTCCCGGATCATTGCTTCGTAGTCGCGTTTGTCTCCGAAGAAATGCAGGTTATTCATGATCGATCCCAGGGTGCGGTTGGGGTCTTTCCTGGTGCCGTGAAAGCGTGCATCGATGGCGACCACCACATAGCCTTTTTGGCTGGCCCGCTCGGTAATTTCATTCACGCGGGTCACCGTCGGGCGTCCCTTGAAGGAGTCCACCCACCAGCGCTGGTAGCCTCTCCCCATGGCCGCCATACCAACCAGTACGGGGTATTTTTCCTGTTTTACGGGCGGGTAGCTGATGCGGCCGTTGACCAGTGCCCCGTCATAGCTCCTGTAAGAAAATTCAAACAGGCCTTCGCCGATCTCTCTGAGTGACATGCCAATATCAGCTGGCGTCCGGTAAGCGTA from Microbulbifer aggregans includes these protein-coding regions:
- the folK gene encoding 2-amino-4-hydroxy-6-hydroxymethyldihydropteridine diphosphokinase; protein product: MAQVFLSLGSNIDRAKHIRAGLDALAKAFGDLNVSTVFESEAVGFEGENFYNLVVGMHTDLPVGQLASRLREIEDANGRVRGGAKFSARTLDIDILTYDDLAGEFDGVKLPRGEIVKNAFVLQPLAELVPARRHPLTGETFAEMWEHYDKDKQKLWPVHFSWP
- a CDS encoding dienelactone hydrolase family protein, coding for MNKKVKFTTRVIFSAGLAIGCLTTFWYTFIALKEQPLAQDEILASYAYRTPADIGMSLREIGEGLFEFSYRSYDGALVNGRISYPPVKQEKYPVLVGMAAMGRGYQRWWVDSFKGRPTVTRVNEITERASQKGYVVVAIDARFHGTRKDPNRTLGSIMNNLHFFGDKRDYEAMIRETVLDYRVLMDWIAQQPDLDGNHLTLAGYSMGAQVALLASALDPRVDRVIAMVPPHIDDKTAVVAPKNLAGLIKKTGVLLITADDDEYASKEDNLRLYDAIASENKKHQAFAGGHILPGDYIDAVGGWL